One genomic window of Streptomyces sp. WP-1 includes the following:
- a CDS encoding roadblock/LC7 domain-containing protein — protein sequence MSQAAQNLNWLITNFVDNTPGVSHTVVVSADGLLLAMSEGFPRDRADQLAAVASGLTSLTAGASRIFEGGSVNQTVVEMERGFLFIMSISDGSSLAVLAHPEADIGLIGYEMALLVDRAGTVLTPDLRAELQGSLLN from the coding sequence ATGAGCCAGGCGGCACAGAACCTGAACTGGTTGATCACCAACTTCGTGGACAACACCCCGGGGGTGTCCCACACGGTGGTGGTCTCCGCCGACGGACTCCTTCTGGCGATGTCCGAAGGCTTCCCCCGTGACCGCGCCGACCAGCTCGCCGCCGTCGCCTCCGGTCTGACCTCGCTGACCGCCGGTGCCTCGCGCATCTTCGAGGGCGGCAGCGTCAACCAGACGGTTGTGGAGATGGAGCGGGGATTCCTCTTCATCATGTCCATCTCGGACGGATCGTCCCTCGCCGTCCTGGCCCACCCGGAGGCGGACATCGGTCTCATCGGGTACGAGATGGCCCTCCTGGTGGACCGCGCGGGCACGGTCCTCACCCCGGATCTCCGCGCGGAGCTCCAGGGCAGCCTTCTCAACTAG
- a CDS encoding nitrate- and nitrite sensing domain-containing protein: protein MQGRFKRDGSASAEPEPHDGTGPMKGSASPQHAQNPGQTPPGEGPDRARPGASASPGKGSASGKNSGKGSASGKGSGKASGSGKGPGKPAGGASAAKPAPAAKSAPAPASSGSRMALRNWRISTRLVSLLALPVVAATSLGGLRINENLNDIQQLDNMKLLTDMTKQATELAAALQEERDQSAGPLSHGLSASDYTVKGYQQKTDRARANFLDASEQIDEASKDGQLQGVRDALVGLANQLDDLAKIRRSAYESTGNSTQTIESYHRLITQLIDLSQDMAEASSNPEMISRTRALAAFSTAKEYASVQRATIAAALPSTTTSKADLSENDRLYGESAYESENSELAIFRKIYASQNAEELLKPIDGGNNPTIESADTYAKRAFAQRGGLSDLPARSYRDWVDDSSTKIEQMKKIEHTLLEDMEQKARELKSATQRDAIISGVLILLVLGVSLVGAFVVARSMIRSLRRLQETATTVAQERLPELVKQLSESDPQDVDTSVESVGVHSRDEIGQVAAAFDDVHREAVRLAAEQALLRGNVNAMFTNLSRRSQGLIQRQLSLISELESREADPDQLSSLFKLDHLATRMRRNGENLLVLAGEEPGRRWTRPVPLVDVLRAAASEVEQYERIELASVPTTEVAGRVVNDLVHLLAELLENATSFSSPQTKVKVTGHALPDGRVLIEIHDTGIGLSPEDLAAINERLASPPTVDVSVSRRMGLFVVGRLSQRHGIRIQLRPSDSGGTTALVMLPVDVAQGGKKAPGKAGGPGAVGGPAAAQAAAGAAAARRGGAGAPGGGGGLLGSGGSGSRGQVGAGQGPRAALPGNGQGGRLGAPGGAPAGAPGGARGPQRGAAPGFGAQAPNAPQNLQAANPAAPQGLQAANPAGPQQDLFGGRGSQRGAGGGADQGRQPQLPPRGGPRAELPGGDSRRGQDWNDGRSSLDTPRGHDEQDPSGTAQMPAIDDRQGPGSTAQMPRIDPHGPAPTGDFGRPELPGSQGADQYGRPELPQQTGQFQRPDTTGQYQRPDAGQHTGQFQRPESPQDTGQFARPDSTGQYQRPDAGQHTGQFPRPEAPQHTGQFPQADPGRYAGQDTGQFPQAELPQQTGQFQHPDAGRQTGQFQQPGQYNAPAGQQDDNSFVRSDVFGTPARPEEPAQDTGRYAAPGAYDNSGTGQHALPGHADPAHTGQFERPQPPARDDFGAPRPPAPQQVPAHQERPVREPEALPPASGPGDGRTPLFDTLETNWFHGAAGQQQGQPQGAPAEQQQPPQQPQAAQRDAAAATGSWRASPNDELVRQAERVRQPAAGGITTSGLPRRVPRANLVPGTAQQQQHQAGPQVSRAPDDVRGRLTNLRRGIAQGRQAGTGQTGSHPSPTHQQER from the coding sequence GTGCAGGGACGTTTCAAGAGGGATGGCAGCGCTTCGGCGGAGCCGGAGCCGCACGACGGGACTGGCCCCATGAAGGGCAGCGCCTCTCCCCAGCACGCCCAGAACCCGGGCCAAACCCCGCCCGGCGAGGGCCCCGACCGCGCACGCCCCGGCGCTTCGGCCTCCCCCGGCAAGGGCTCCGCCTCCGGCAAGAACTCCGGCAAGGGCTCCGCCTCGGGCAAGGGCTCGGGCAAGGCCTCCGGCTCGGGCAAGGGCCCCGGGAAGCCCGCGGGCGGCGCGTCGGCCGCGAAGCCCGCCCCGGCCGCGAAATCGGCGCCGGCGCCGGCCAGTTCCGGCTCCCGCATGGCCCTGCGCAACTGGCGCATCTCGACCCGTCTGGTCTCGCTGCTCGCGCTCCCCGTGGTCGCGGCGACCTCGCTGGGCGGCCTGCGCATCAACGAGAACCTGAACGACATCCAGCAGCTCGACAACATGAAGCTGCTGACGGACATGACCAAGCAGGCCACCGAGCTGGCCGCCGCGCTCCAGGAGGAGCGCGACCAGTCCGCCGGTCCCCTCTCGCACGGGCTCAGCGCGAGCGACTACACGGTCAAGGGCTACCAGCAGAAGACCGACCGGGCCCGCGCCAACTTCCTCGACGCCTCCGAGCAGATCGACGAGGCCAGCAAGGACGGCCAGCTCCAGGGCGTGCGCGACGCGCTCGTCGGCCTCGCCAACCAGCTGGACGACCTGGCGAAGATCCGCCGGTCCGCCTATGAGTCCACGGGCAACTCGACCCAGACCATCGAGTCGTACCACCGGCTGATCACCCAGCTGATCGACCTGTCCCAGGACATGGCCGAGGCGTCCAGCAACCCCGAGATGATCTCGCGCACCCGCGCCCTGGCGGCGTTCTCCACCGCCAAGGAGTACGCGTCGGTGCAGCGCGCGACCATCGCCGCGGCGCTGCCCTCGACCACCACCAGCAAGGCCGACCTCTCGGAGAACGACCGCCTGTACGGCGAGTCGGCGTACGAGAGCGAGAACTCCGAGCTGGCGATCTTCCGCAAGATCTACGCGAGTCAGAACGCGGAGGAGCTGCTCAAGCCGATCGACGGCGGCAACAACCCGACGATCGAGTCCGCGGACACCTACGCCAAGCGCGCCTTCGCGCAGCGCGGCGGCCTGTCCGACCTGCCCGCGCGCTCCTACCGCGACTGGGTGGACGACAGCTCGACCAAGATCGAGCAGATGAAGAAGATCGAGCACACGCTGCTCGAGGACATGGAGCAGAAGGCGCGCGAGCTGAAGAGCGCCACCCAGCGCGACGCCATCATCTCCGGTGTGCTGATCCTGCTGGTGCTCGGTGTCTCGCTGGTCGGCGCGTTCGTCGTGGCCCGCTCCATGATCCGCTCGCTGCGCCGGCTCCAGGAGACCGCCACCACGGTCGCCCAGGAACGCCTGCCCGAGCTGGTCAAGCAGCTCTCCGAGTCCGACCCGCAGGACGTGGACACCTCCGTGGAGTCGGTCGGTGTGCACTCCCGGGACGAGATCGGCCAGGTGGCCGCGGCCTTCGACGACGTGCACCGCGAGGCGGTCCGCCTCGCCGCCGAGCAGGCCCTGCTGCGGGGCAACGTCAACGCGATGTTCACCAACCTCTCGCGCCGCTCCCAGGGCCTGATCCAGCGCCAGCTGTCGCTCATCTCCGAACTGGAGTCCCGCGAGGCCGACCCGGACCAGCTGTCCTCGCTGTTCAAGCTGGACCACCTCGCCACCCGTATGCGCCGTAACGGCGAGAACCTCCTCGTCCTCGCCGGTGAGGAGCCGGGCCGCCGCTGGACCCGTCCGGTGCCGCTGGTCGACGTGCTCCGCGCCGCCGCCTCCGAGGTGGAGCAGTACGAGCGCATCGAGCTGGCCTCCGTGCCGACGACCGAGGTCGCCGGCCGGGTCGTCAACGACCTCGTGCACCTGCTCGCCGAGCTGCTGGAGAACGCCACCTCGTTCTCCTCCCCGCAGACCAAGGTCAAGGTCACCGGTCACGCGCTGCCCGACGGGCGGGTGCTGATCGAGATCCACGACACCGGTATCGGCCTCTCCCCCGAGGACCTCGCGGCGATCAACGAGCGGCTCGCCTCGCCGCCCACCGTGGACGTCTCCGTCTCCCGCCGCATGGGTCTGTTCGTGGTCGGCCGGCTCTCGCAGCGCCACGGCATCCGCATCCAGCTGCGCCCGTCCGACTCCGGTGGCACGACCGCGCTGGTCATGCTGCCCGTGGACGTCGCCCAGGGCGGCAAGAAGGCTCCCGGCAAGGCCGGCGGTCCCGGCGCGGTCGGCGGTCCGGCCGCCGCGCAGGCCGCCGCCGGTGCGGCCGCGGCCCGCCGCGGTGGCGCGGGCGCCCCGGGCGGCGGCGGTGGTCTGCTCGGTTCCGGCGGCAGCGGTTCGCGCGGCCAGGTCGGCGCCGGCCAGGGTCCCCGGGCCGCGCTGCCCGGCAACGGCCAGGGCGGCCGTCTGGGCGCGCCCGGTGGCGCTCCCGCCGGTGCCCCCGGCGGCGCGCGCGGTCCGCAGCGGGGCGCCGCCCCCGGCTTCGGTGCCCAGGCACCGAACGCCCCGCAGAACCTCCAGGCCGCGAACCCGGCCGCGCCCCAGGGCCTCCAGGCCGCCAACCCGGCCGGTCCCCAGCAGGACCTGTTCGGCGGCCGCGGCTCGCAGCGCGGCGCCGGTGGCGGCGCCGACCAGGGCCGCCAGCCCCAGCTGCCGCCGCGCGGCGGGCCGCGGGCCGAGCTGCCCGGCGGCGACTCCCGGCGCGGCCAGGACTGGAACGACGGCCGGTCCTCCCTCGACACCCCGCGCGGCCACGACGAGCAGGACCCCTCGGGGACCGCGCAGATGCCGGCGATCGACGACCGGCAGGGCCCGGGCTCGACCGCGCAGATGCCGCGGATCGATCCGCACGGCCCCGCCCCCACGGGCGACTTCGGCCGTCCCGAACTGCCCGGCTCCCAGGGCGCGGACCAGTACGGCCGCCCGGAACTGCCGCAGCAGACCGGCCAGTTCCAGCGGCCGGACACCACGGGTCAGTACCAGCGTCCGGACGCCGGCCAGCACACCGGCCAGTTCCAGCGCCCCGAATCCCCCCAGGACACCGGCCAGTTCGCGCGGCCCGACAGCACGGGCCAGTACCAGCGCCCGGACGCGGGCCAGCACACCGGCCAGTTCCCGCGGCCGGAGGCGCCGCAGCACACCGGGCAGTTCCCGCAGGCAGACCCGGGCCGGTACGCCGGTCAGGACACGGGCCAGTTCCCGCAGGCCGAACTCCCGCAGCAGACCGGGCAGTTCCAGCATCCCGACGCCGGCCGGCAGACCGGCCAGTTCCAGCAGCCGGGGCAGTACAACGCCCCGGCCGGGCAGCAGGACGACAACTCGTTCGTGCGCTCGGACGTCTTCGGGACGCCGGCCCGCCCGGAGGAGCCCGCCCAGGACACCGGCCGGTACGCGGCCCCGGGTGCCTACGACAACAGCGGCACCGGACAGCACGCGCTGCCCGGCCACGCCGACCCGGCGCACACCGGGCAGTTCGAGCGCCCGCAGCCGCCCGCCCGTGACGACTTCGGCGCCCCGCGCCCGCCGGCCCCGCAGCAGGTGCCGGCCCACCAGGAGCGCCCGGTGCGCGAGCCGGAGGCGCTGCCGCCGGCCAGCGGTCCCGGTGACGGCCGTACCCCGCTGTTCGACACGCTGGAGACCAACTGGTTCCACGGCGCGGCCGGCCAGCAGCAGGGCCAGCCGCAGGGGGCGCCCGCCGAACAGCAGCAGCCGCCGCAGCAGCCGCAGGCCGCGCAGCGCGACGCGGCCGCCGCCACCGGCTCGTGGCGTGCCTCGCCGAACGACGAACTCGTGCGGCAGGCGGAGCGGGTGCGCCAGCCCGCCGCGGGCGGTATCACCACGTCCGGCCTGCCGCGCCGGGTGCCCCGGGCGAACCTCGTACCGGGCACGGCTCAGCAGCAACAGCACCAAGCTGGTCCGCAGGTCTCCCGTGCGCCCGACGACGTACGCGGCCGGCTGACCAATCTCCGTCGGGGCATCGCCCAGGGTCGTCAGGCCGGTACCGGCCAGACGGGCAGTCACCCGAGCCCCACTCACCAGCAGGAGCGTTAG
- a CDS encoding DUF742 domain-containing protein, translating into MATPPGGSPSGNWSYGPAQGHGDGSANPYDFPSAPHHRQPYAPQHPAPSPYDRPQGPGPSPYDQPPAPRIQPVQPQRRAEPAPAANNPLVRPYAMTGGRTRPRYQLAIEALVHTTAAPHQMQGQLPEHQRICNLCREIKSVAEVSALLTIPLGVARILVADLAEAGLVAIHQPGGDENAGGQPDVTLLERVLSGLRKL; encoded by the coding sequence GTGGCAACACCCCCAGGAGGTTCGCCCTCGGGCAATTGGTCGTACGGCCCTGCCCAGGGCCACGGCGACGGCTCGGCGAACCCGTACGACTTCCCCTCCGCACCGCACCACCGGCAGCCCTACGCCCCGCAGCATCCCGCCCCCTCGCCGTACGACCGGCCGCAGGGACCCGGTCCCTCGCCGTACGACCAGCCGCCTGCCCCGCGCATCCAGCCGGTCCAGCCGCAGCGCCGCGCCGAGCCGGCGCCCGCGGCGAACAACCCCTTGGTGCGTCCGTACGCCATGACCGGTGGCCGGACCCGCCCGCGCTACCAGCTCGCCATCGAGGCGCTGGTGCACACCACCGCGGCTCCGCACCAGATGCAGGGTCAACTGCCCGAGCATCAGCGGATCTGCAATCTCTGCCGGGAGATCAAGTCGGTGGCCGAGGTCTCGGCCCTGCTGACGATCCCCCTCGGCGTGGCCAGGATCCTCGTCGCCGACTTGGCGGAGGCGGGCCTGGTCGCCATCCATCAGCCCGGCGGCGACGAGAACGCCGGTGGCCAGCCAGACGTGACACTGCTCGAAAGGGTGCTCAGTGGACTTCGCAAGCTCTAG
- a CDS encoding ATP/GTP-binding protein, whose product MDFASSDSGRATTSAKIVVAGGFGVGKTTFVGAVSEINPLRTEAVMTSASAGIDDLTHTGDKTTTTVAMDFGRITLDQDLILYLFGTPGQDRFWFMWDDLVRGAIGAVVLVDTRRLADCFPAVDYFENSGLPFVIALNGFDGHQPYTPDEVREALQIGPDTPIITTDARHRADAKSALITLVEHALMARLR is encoded by the coding sequence GTGGACTTCGCAAGCTCTGACTCGGGACGGGCCACCACCTCCGCGAAGATCGTGGTGGCGGGCGGCTTCGGCGTGGGCAAGACCACGTTCGTCGGCGCCGTCTCGGAGATCAACCCGCTGCGCACCGAGGCCGTGATGACCTCGGCCTCGGCCGGCATCGACGACCTCACGCACACCGGGGACAAGACCACCACCACGGTGGCGATGGACTTCGGCCGTATCACCCTGGACCAGGACCTCATCCTGTACCTGTTCGGTACGCCGGGTCAGGACCGCTTCTGGTTCATGTGGGACGACCTGGTGCGCGGCGCGATCGGCGCGGTCGTCCTCGTCGACACCCGCAGGCTCGCCGACTGCTTCCCGGCCGTCGACTACTTCGAGAACAGCGGCCTGCCGTTCGTCATCGCCCTCAACGGCTTCGACGGCCACCAGCCGTACACGCCGGACGAGGTCCGCGAGGCACTCCAGATCGGACCGGACACCCCGATCATCACCACCGACGCCCGGCACCGCGCCGACGCGAAGAGCGCGCTGATCACGCTGGTCGAGCACGCGCTGATGGCGCGACTGCGGTGA
- a CDS encoding nitrate- and nitrite sensing domain-containing protein produces MRRSKSGPEPSARGNFTPPPRAAAPAPASGAEPADTPAPSGGRFSPRNWRVPTRLNAILLIPAAVGLVMGGFQVNSSIDTWQQARDAENTARLVRAALVYADAVENERDITAEPLLLNKKDSKSKATIENARRTTDEAAAGFTEATKSMPHTPGLERRLKLFRQAEPEIQVLRKTAYTSKLTGVQTEEAYVEVAHPLMEFANELGLGTGNITSYGRTVYAMSLTKAALSLERSIGTHLLVKPGPDAPNLSTQRVALSSYAYLERIAIEEYQGGGTAQDSQVLADAQKKVTADARAEAAQAKLDDPNYVAPPSNPNTMVSALATMKDTSPATREALAANGVSAQNWFAVNTLKYKAYRKIESDMADKAVNEASGIADDARTSAIITGTVVVIALLLAFLLAGAVARQMSRSMRQLRNAAFGIAEQRLPMLVDQLSRTDPGRVDTRVAPIPIHTKDEIGEVARAFDQVHREAIRLASEQALLRGNINAIFTNLSQRNQSLIEGQLTLITDLENNEADPDQLENLFKLDHLATRMRRNGENLLVLAGEEPGRRWDQPVPLVDVLRAASSEVEQYERIELSGVPDAEIHGRAVTDLVHLLAELLENATTFSSPQTKVKVTATRLPDGRVMVEIHDKGIGLTAEDFADINHKLANPPTVDAAISQRMGLFVVGRLSDRHGIRVQLRPSGEQAGTTSLVMLPDAITHGGGGDTALEREEFTVSQIIPEQQFQAERPAAQPLRTAAELGFDDSQYTEVPDDIRELDPVGRSLLREGRRAALDTQGNGRPQQAEPRQDTGETYAQPPFDGQGTGFPEQPQQPYEETPHQEAAYQEHAYPEQAYPDQAYQEPYTETPSASYERSYDGQYYPHDGELPGAEGYPANGGYPANGYAEPVYQGDWQQQGAYQNGYPAHYAPETESAPADTGAQNHVGFDSPGAFAPAAHELTDAGLPRRGSVPNGFDGAAPAQQEASAAAPENTGDGERRSADEGDKDDDWRSANDERWQQASQLRKPKAGGVTASGLPRRVPKANLVEGSAETTPQGGPQVSRAPEDVRGRLSNLRRGVQRGRTAGSETNGQATGNQHSGPDSTYNQER; encoded by the coding sequence GTGAGGCGAAGCAAGAGCGGTCCCGAGCCGTCGGCGCGGGGCAACTTCACCCCGCCGCCGCGCGCCGCGGCGCCCGCCCCGGCGTCGGGCGCGGAGCCGGCGGACACTCCCGCGCCGAGCGGTGGCCGTTTCTCCCCGCGCAACTGGCGGGTGCCCACCAGACTGAACGCGATCCTGCTCATACCCGCGGCCGTCGGCCTGGTCATGGGCGGCTTCCAGGTGAACAGCTCCATCGACACCTGGCAGCAGGCCCGGGACGCCGAGAACACCGCCCGGCTGGTGCGCGCGGCCCTCGTCTACGCGGACGCCGTGGAGAACGAGCGCGACATCACCGCCGAGCCGCTCCTTCTGAACAAGAAGGACAGCAAGAGCAAGGCGACGATCGAGAACGCGCGCAGGACCACCGACGAGGCCGCCGCCGGTTTCACCGAGGCGACGAAGAGCATGCCGCACACGCCCGGTCTGGAGCGTCGGCTGAAGCTGTTCCGCCAGGCCGAGCCCGAGATCCAGGTCCTGCGCAAGACCGCCTACACCTCCAAGCTCACCGGCGTGCAGACCGAGGAGGCGTACGTCGAGGTCGCCCACCCCCTGATGGAGTTCGCCAACGAGCTGGGTCTGGGCACCGGCAACATCACCTCGTACGGCCGTACCGTCTACGCCATGTCGCTGACCAAGGCGGCGCTGTCGCTGGAACGATCCATCGGCACGCATCTGCTGGTCAAGCCGGGTCCGGACGCGCCGAACCTGTCCACCCAGCGGGTCGCCCTGTCCTCGTACGCCTACCTTGAGCGCATCGCGATCGAGGAGTATCAGGGCGGCGGCACCGCGCAGGACTCGCAGGTGCTGGCCGACGCGCAGAAGAAGGTCACGGCGGACGCCAGGGCCGAGGCCGCGCAGGCCAAGCTGGACGACCCGAACTACGTGGCGCCGCCGAGCAACCCGAACACCATGGTCTCGGCGCTGGCCACCATGAAGGACACCAGCCCGGCCACCCGCGAGGCGCTCGCCGCGAACGGTGTCAGCGCGCAGAACTGGTTCGCGGTCAACACGCTCAAGTACAAGGCGTACCGCAAGATCGAGTCGGACATGGCCGACAAGGCCGTGAACGAGGCGTCCGGCATCGCCGACGACGCCCGCACCTCCGCGATCATCACCGGCACCGTCGTGGTCATCGCCCTGCTGCTCGCCTTCCTCCTGGCCGGTGCGGTCGCCCGGCAGATGAGCCGCTCGATGCGCCAGTTGCGCAACGCGGCCTTCGGCATCGCCGAGCAGCGCCTGCCGATGCTGGTCGACCAGCTCTCGCGCACCGACCCCGGCCGGGTCGACACCCGGGTCGCCCCGATCCCGATCCACACCAAGGACGAGATCGGCGAGGTCGCCCGCGCCTTCGACCAGGTGCACCGCGAGGCGATCCGGCTCGCCTCCGAGCAGGCCCTGCTGCGGGGCAACATCAACGCGATCTTCACCAACCTGTCGCAGCGCAACCAGTCGCTGATCGAGGGCCAGTTGACCCTGATCACCGACCTGGAGAACAACGAGGCCGACCCGGACCAGCTGGAGAACCTCTTCAAGCTGGACCACCTGGCCACCCGTATGCGCCGCAACGGCGAGAACCTCCTGGTCCTCGCCGGCGAGGAGCCCGGCCGCCGCTGGGACCAGCCGGTCCCGCTGGTGGACGTGCTGCGCGCCGCCTCCTCCGAGGTGGAGCAGTACGAGCGCATCGAGCTGTCCGGTGTCCCGGACGCCGAGATCCACGGCCGCGCGGTCACCGACCTCGTGCACCTGCTGGCCGAGCTGCTGGAGAACGCCACCACGTTCTCCTCGCCGCAGACCAAGGTCAAGGTCACCGCGACCCGGCTGCCCGACGGCCGGGTCATGGTCGAGATCCACGACAAGGGCATCGGCCTGACCGCCGAGGACTTCGCGGACATCAACCACAAGCTGGCCAACCCGCCGACCGTGGACGCCGCGATCTCCCAGCGCATGGGCCTGTTCGTGGTCGGCCGGCTGTCCGACCGGCACGGCATCCGGGTCCAGCTGCGTCCCTCGGGCGAGCAGGCCGGCACCACCTCGCTGGTCATGCTGCCGGACGCGATCACGCACGGCGGCGGCGGTGACACCGCGCTGGAGCGCGAGGAGTTCACGGTCTCGCAGATCATCCCGGAGCAGCAGTTCCAGGCGGAGCGCCCGGCGGCGCAGCCGCTGCGCACGGCCGCCGAACTCGGCTTCGACGACAGCCAGTACACCGAGGTCCCCGACGACATCCGGGAGCTGGACCCGGTCGGCCGCTCGCTGCTGCGCGAGGGGCGCCGCGCCGCCCTGGACACGCAGGGCAACGGCCGGCCGCAGCAGGCCGAGCCGCGCCAGGACACCGGCGAGACCTACGCACAGCCGCCGTTCGACGGCCAGGGCACCGGTTTCCCCGAGCAGCCGCAGCAGCCGTACGAGGAGACTCCCCACCAGGAGGCCGCGTACCAGGAGCACGCGTACCCGGAGCAGGCGTACCCGGATCAGGCGTACCAGGAGCCGTACACGGAGACGCCGTCCGCGTCCTACGAGCGGTCGTACGACGGGCAGTACTACCCCCACGACGGTGAACTGCCGGGCGCGGAGGGTTACCCGGCGAACGGCGGCTACCCGGCCAACGGCTATGCGGAGCCCGTCTACCAGGGCGACTGGCAGCAGCAGGGCGCCTACCAGAACGGCTACCCGGCCCATTACGCTCCGGAAACGGAATCCGCGCCGGCCGACACGGGTGCGCAGAACCACGTAGGCTTCGACAGTCCCGGAGCGTTCGCCCCCGCCGCGCACGAGCTGACCGACGCCGGGCTGCCCCGCCGGGGATCCGTCCCGAACGGCTTCGACGGCGCGGCCCCCGCGCAGCAGGAGGCGTCGGCCGCCGCACCGGAGAACACCGGTGACGGTGAACGGCGTTCGGCGGACGAAGGCGACAAAGACGACGACTGGCGTTCGGCGAACGACGAGCGCTGGCAGCAGGCCTCCCAGCTGCGCAAGCCCAAGGCCGGCGGGGTCACCGCCTCCGGGCTGCCGCGGCGGGTGCCCAAGGCCAACCTGGTCGAGGGCAGCGCCGAAACCACCCCCCAGGGAGGCCCCCAGGTCTCCCGCGCCCCGGAGGACGTCCGGGGCAGGCTGAGCAACCTGCGCCGAGGCGTCCAGCGCGGACGCACCGCAGGCAGTGAAACGAACGGCCAGGCCACTGGGAATCAGCACAGTGGTCCTGACAGCACCTACAACCAGGAGCGTTAG
- a CDS encoding DUF742 domain-containing protein, translating to MTPPTAHHDPYAEPYGDEGDQPLVRPYAMTGGRTRPRYQLAIEALISTTADPAALMGLLPEHQRICHLCREVKSVAEVSALLNMPLGVARILVADLAEAGLVAIHQPGGDENNGGAPDVTLLERVLSGLRKL from the coding sequence ATGACCCCGCCCACCGCCCATCACGATCCGTATGCGGAACCGTACGGGGACGAGGGCGACCAGCCGCTGGTGCGGCCTTACGCCATGACCGGCGGCCGGACCCGGCCGCGCTACCAGCTCGCCATCGAGGCGCTGATCAGCACCACGGCCGACCCCGCCGCGCTCATGGGGCTGCTTCCCGAGCACCAGCGGATCTGCCACCTGTGCCGTGAGGTCAAGTCGGTGGCCGAGGTCTCCGCGCTGCTGAACATGCCACTGGGAGTGGCCCGGATCCTGGTCGCCGACCTGGCCGAGGCCGGCCTGGTCGCCATCCACCAGCCGGGCGGGGACGAGAACAACGGCGGCGCTCCGGACGTGACGCTGCTCGAAAGGGTGCTCAGTGGACTTCGCAAGCTCTGA
- a CDS encoding roadblock/LC7 domain-containing protein — protein sequence MSQAAQNLNWLITNFVDNTPGVSHTVVVSADGLLLAMSEGFPRDRADQLAAVASGLTSLTAGASRIFEGGTVAQTVVEMERGFLFLMSVSDGSSLAVLAHPECDIGLVGYEMALLVDRAGAVLTPDLRAELQGSLLH from the coding sequence ATGAGCCAGGCGGCACAGAACCTGAACTGGTTGATCACCAACTTCGTGGACAACACCCCCGGGGTGTCCCACACGGTGGTGGTCTCCGCCGACGGCCTGCTGCTGGCGATGTCCGAGGGCTTCCCGCGGGACCGCGCCGATCAGCTGGCGGCCGTCGCCTCCGGTCTGACCTCGCTGACCGCCGGTGCCTCGCGCATCTTCGAGGGCGGCACCGTGGCCCAGACGGTCGTGGAGATGGAGCGGGGGTTCCTCTTCCTGATGTCCGTCTCGGACGGGTCGTCCCTCGCGGTACTGGCCCACCCGGAGTGCGACATCGGCCTGGTCGGCTACGAGATGGCGCTGCTCGTCGACCGCGCGGGGGCGGTCCTCACCCCGGACCTGCGCGCCGAACTACAGGGCAGTCTGCTTCACTGA
- a CDS encoding fumarylacetoacetate hydrolase family protein — MRIARFSIDGNVAFGAVEGDREDELVLDIIKGIPFADHELSGTKVPLSKVRLLPPVLPNKVVAFGRNYAEHARELGNEVPEVPFAFFKPSTSVIGPGDEIRYPSFTEELHHEAELAVVIGRMCREVPRERVKDVIFGYTCANDITARDVQRREKQWARAKGFDSSCPLGPWVETDLDLARANDLTVQLTVNGEQRQLGRTSEMIHPIEDLIVNITEAMTLLPGDVILTGTPAGVGPLNAGDDVAVTIEGIGTLTNKVVKRG; from the coding sequence GTGCGCATCGCCAGGTTCTCCATCGACGGGAACGTAGCCTTCGGCGCGGTCGAGGGCGACAGGGAGGACGAACTCGTCCTCGACATCATCAAGGGCATCCCCTTCGCCGACCACGAGCTGTCCGGCACCAAGGTGCCGCTGAGCAAGGTCAGGCTGCTCCCGCCGGTCCTCCCCAACAAGGTCGTGGCCTTCGGCCGCAACTACGCCGAACACGCGCGGGAGCTGGGCAACGAGGTGCCCGAGGTCCCGTTCGCCTTCTTCAAGCCGTCCACCTCGGTGATCGGCCCCGGGGACGAGATCCGCTACCCCTCGTTCACCGAGGAACTGCACCACGAGGCCGAGCTGGCCGTCGTCATCGGCCGCATGTGCCGCGAGGTGCCCCGGGAGCGCGTCAAGGACGTGATCTTCGGCTACACCTGCGCCAACGACATCACCGCGCGTGACGTCCAGCGCCGCGAGAAGCAGTGGGCCCGGGCCAAGGGCTTCGACAGCTCCTGCCCGCTCGGCCCCTGGGTGGAGACCGACCTCGACCTCGCCAGGGCCAACGACCTCACCGTGCAGCTCACCGTCAACGGCGAGCAGCGCCAGCTGGGCCGCACCAGCGAGATGATCCACCCCATCGAGGACCTGATCGTCAACATCACCGAGGCCATGACGCTGCTGCCCGGCGACGTCATCCTCACCGGCACCCCGGCAGGGGTCGGCCCCCTGAACGCCGGCGACGACGTCGCCGTCACCATCGAAGGCATCGGCACTCTCACCAACAAGGTTGTCAAGCGTGGCTAG